The Persephonella atlantica region ATAACCTTTGATGACGGTTACGTGGATAACTACATATATGCCTATCCTATCTTGAAAAAACTGGGACTGAAAGCAACTATTTTCCCTATAACTTCAAGGATAATAAGGGAAGAAATTGTCAGACCTACACTGGAAGATTACTGGTCAGGAAAAGTGTCTAAAAAGGAGCTGTACAGGCCAAAAACGATGGCAGAAGCCAACTACCAGTTTTTAAAGGAAGGAAAATCTGAAGACTTTCTATCTGTTGAGGAGCTAAATAAAATGAAGGATGTTTTCAGTGTAGAAGGACACGGCAGAGTTCACGCAAAGGTTTTTTACTCAGAAGAGATAACAGACTTCTATGATGGGAAAAATGGACACTGGAGTAATATCTACGCTTACGGTGAGTCAGATGATTTTTCAGGCCTTGAAGAGCCACAGATTGGATATCCACTATTCCCAGACAGAAACAATCTTTCAGTTAGAAGGGGATTTCTGAAAAAAGAGGTGAAAGATTTTATAAAATCTATTGACAGGAATTTTTTCAATAAAAAAGACTGGAAGAAGGAGTTAAAGAGAGAGCTGGAAAAGAATTTTTCATCACTATTGGAATTTGAAACAGAGCAGAAAAGAAAGGAAAGGGTAAAAAGAGAGCTTGAACAGGCAAAAAAAGAGCTGGAAGAGATTACAGGAAATTCTGTCAGACACATATCTTATCCCTTTGGGCATTACGACGATGTTTTAGTAGACATAACCTCGGGGATTTACGATTCTGCTTACACAATAGAAAAGGATATAATAAGAAAAGGTCAGAATATGTGGAGGCTTCCCAGAATAGAGATAGCAAAAGATTTTTCAGCATTTATTACCAAAATAATAAAATTTTCACTGAAGAGGTGAGTATGCAGACTAAGATAGAGCCGTTGGATAATTCCCTCTCCTATAAGCTATTTGGTATAGATTTTAAAAACCCTGTGTGGACTGCATCTGGCTGTTTTTCGTATGGTTTAGAAGTGGCAGAAAACCTTTACGACATATCCCAGCTTGGAGCAGTTGTTGTCAAAGGACTGTCTTTCAAACCTCGGACAGGGAATCCTCCCCAGAGGATAGTTGAAACCCCCTGCGGGATGCTCAATTCCATCGGCCTTCAGAACCCGGGAGTGGAGTATTTCACACAGAAAATACTCCCTCAACTGAGAAAGTATGATACTGTTATTGTTGCCAATATTTTTGGAGAGGATGAGGACGAGTATCTGAAGGTTGCTGAGCATTTAGACAGAGCAGATGGAGTTTATATCTTAGAGCTAAACGTCTCCTGTCCAAACGTAAAAAAAGGGGGGATAGCCTTTGGCTCAGACCCAGAAACTTTATACAGTCTTGTAAAAAAACTGAAACAGGTTACAGACAAACCCCTTTTAGTCAAACTAAGCCCAAATGTTACAGATATTACTGTTACAGCTGATGCGTCTGTTGAAGGGGGAGCAGATGGTCTTGTCCTGATAAACACACTCCTTGGTATGGCCATAGATGTTGAAAAAGAAAAACCAATAATCGGCTTAAAAACAGGGGGTCTTTCTGGGCCTGCCATTCTCCCTGTGGCAGTCAGAATGATATATCAGGTGTACGAGAAGTACGGTTCTTCTGTTCCCATCATAGGTGTTGGAGGTATTACAACAGCTCAGGATGCACTTCAACACATACTTGCAGGTGCTGTTGCAGTTCAGATAGGAACGGCAAACTTTTACGACCCGTACTCCCCTTTGAAAGTGATTG contains the following coding sequences:
- a CDS encoding polysaccharide deacetylase family protein yields the protein MGNVFIIFYHKIIPRWGHSKAVSTFLFEMKILKNYFRVITLDDVYEYLTTDKWPDKNSVVITFDDGYVDNYIYAYPILKKLGLKATIFPITSRIIREEIVRPTLEDYWSGKVSKKELYRPKTMAEANYQFLKEGKSEDFLSVEELNKMKDVFSVEGHGRVHAKVFYSEEITDFYDGKNGHWSNIYAYGESDDFSGLEEPQIGYPLFPDRNNLSVRRGFLKKEVKDFIKSIDRNFFNKKDWKKELKRELEKNFSSLLEFETEQKRKERVKRELEQAKKELEEITGNSVRHISYPFGHYDDVLVDITSGIYDSAYTIEKDIIRKGQNMWRLPRIEIAKDFSAFITKIIKFSLKR
- a CDS encoding dihydroorotate dehydrogenase, with amino-acid sequence MQTKIEPLDNSLSYKLFGIDFKNPVWTASGCFSYGLEVAENLYDISQLGAVVVKGLSFKPRTGNPPQRIVETPCGMLNSIGLQNPGVEYFTQKILPQLRKYDTVIVANIFGEDEDEYLKVAEHLDRADGVYILELNVSCPNVKKGGIAFGSDPETLYSLVKKLKQVTDKPLLVKLSPNVTDITVTADASVEGGADGLVLINTLLGMAIDVEKEKPIIGLKTGGLSGPAILPVAVRMIYQVYEKYGSSVPIIGVGGITTAQDALQHILAGAVAVQIGTANFYDPYSPLKVIEGLKKHLKRKNYSHFLELIGKAHRLEIK